CAAGAGAATGGGCAGCCCAGGAGAAGTAAACAAGTCCAGCAGCAGATCTGGTATTACCAAACTGTGGCTAAAATCCTGCCAAAGACACTGGTAAGTGCCAACCCAGCAGCTTTTCTGATGCCACTTTTGCCCTGAGATGCTAACTTGGCTTTTGAGGAGCCCAAGGGGATAAATACATCTACTcgttaagaaaaaaaaaagtcctctaCGTGAGCCTCCTGTTCTCTCCGTTCACCATGTCTGTGTCACAGGTATGAGCTCTGCCCTTGCCACTGAGCCCTTGAGCTCCTCTTGGTCCCCCCCACCAGCTCCCAGGCATCCCCTTCCCAGCTAGGCAGCCGTACGTGTTTCCCACAGCCCGTCCCAAGAAAGATCCTAACAAGCATTTAGAGTTCAGAGCAACTGGATGAAATGTCATAGGATCGACAACATTGGAAATGATAGGCAGAGAGAGAGGGGGGGAAAGAAGAAGTTGTAAGGTAACTAACCAGAAAGATCTAAGCACAGAGCATAACCGATCAGATCAATTCACAAAGGAAAGGGATGGCTAGTAACTGTCTGCAGCTCGCCTTCAGTCCTGGCCAGGAGTGCTCCCCAAGTCCACCATGGCACTGAGACGAGGTTTCCATCGGCAGACCCTACAGAGGAGACACTGCCCTCTCCAATCAGTCCTGGTGCATCAGTCTCACCCCTGCCATTTCCTGCCTTCAGGGAACTGGCGTTGGTCCTCACTCTctttcctggagctgcagcatttcCCCATTCTTGTTCTTGCTGCCCTTGTGCTTGAACGATCCTGTGCCTGTCTCTAATCCCATGGAGGGGTCTCCCCGTGGAGCTGGGCGGGGGATGTAACACACTGGCAATGGGGGGCCTCAAGGGGATTACAATGCCAGCAAGGTGGGAGAGTTCAAGGAATCCGAGGACTGGtcaccactgctgctgctcctccgGTGAGCTTTGGAGCATGACTCAGACGGGGAGAGAGGAGACTCCTGATCCAAGACGCTGGGGTACGTGAACACCAAGTTGGAGGAACCAGGAGTGATGGCTGGTGTTGAGGTCACCACGATGGGAGTGTTGAGTGCCTCCTCCCCGTAATAACCTCCAGCAATGCTGATGGGCTTAATGACAGACCTCTGGGCTTTGTCAAGGACCAAAGAGGAAGATGGGATCTCTTCCTCCACAGGCTCCTGCTTCACCACCACTGCTCCACTCGCTCCAGTCCGAACGCTCTGGAGGCTACTGGTTGGTGGGCTCCGACGTTCCTCAGGGCTGATTTTACACACAGGGCTGTGAGCCACCAGCATGAACTCTagtttctccttctccttctggaGCTCAGCAATCTCTTTTTGCAGCACTGacttttcctcctccagcacctcagtTTCCTGCAGACAAAAAGGGAATCAATAAGTATCTGAGGCTCTGGCACTGCTCCTCACCTAGAACATGGCCATCAAGGCCAGCCCCCAGCTGGCGTGGGCAGATACACCCCAGCCTCTTCATGAGTCAAGCAAGCACCAGGTATTTGCTAGTTCAGCACTTTGCATTTCCTGTGTCTACCTGGAGGCTATTTCCAAACTTCACCAATCTAACGGATATAGTCTTCTCATAAGCCCACCCCACCTTTGTTATTTCATGGACGGTTTCTACAACTCTTGTCTTGTTCCGTGGCTTAAATATCTCTTCTCCCTTGCTATCTACATGAGAGACACCTTAGCAGAGACGACTCAGATCCTGTACCATTGAGTTTTGTGTTAAGGTTAAATcatatgcttttcatttcctagACGTAGATAGTATAAAGCTATCTCTCAACtgttgtcattttctttctgtatctcaTACTCTAGATGGGGCCTTGCCTGTGACTTGTGCAAAGGATTAACACTTTCATCTCCACTGGATTATTCCTTGATGCATCCCGGGATTAATCCATTTACCTTTCCCACGATCACATAACACTTACGACTCACAGTCAATCTGTGAGCAATTAGTATCTTCCCGTGTGAGGAGCCTGCATAAGTATTCACCCTCAATTTGTCAGGATATGACCTCCCAGTTTGTACTCCTCTCACTTATATTAGTTTAGTCATGAGAATCCTTAAATTCTTCCTATAGGCTGTCCTGCTTCCCCTACACTGAGAATACCTCCCAGATTTGAGTCAGCAGCACATTTCACTGATGTGCTTTCACAGCTGTGATTCTTAATAAGCTCAAACAGAACCAAGCCCAGGCTGCTTCTTGGAGTGCAGGAATCTCTACAGACTCTGTCAACACAACCCATCCTTGTTTCCTCTTCAGCCGGTGCCTTACCCACCTCACAGTTCTAGCACACCGCCCTATCTTCTTTAGCTTAATTATTCCCCTATGGCACCAAACCATACATCTTTGCATTGCTTCCTATGGGTAGAAAAATCAGTTACACCTGCCAGAGACAGGTTAGTCTAAAGGATGTAGCTTAGAGAAGTACACATAACATTGCCTCATTGTCTCCTGTTTTCAGATGATACTAGAGCCTTGCGTGCTTTCGTCCTCAAAGCTTTCATCTGAAGCACACAGcatatttatttccacttaCAGAAAGAGACCTGGAGTAGGGAGATGCATGTTGGTCAGCAGCCTCTAAGGGAACAGACCTCCTAGGATGTTTTGGGCATCCCGCAAGAAGAAATTAGGCTGCTGAGCCCTCACCACTGCTGACACAGGAGCAATGCCACTGGGCAGACCTGGAAGGGGAAGGCAGCATGCATTTTGCAGCATCTTCCCCAGATAGATTGGTAGAGAGAGAGCAACACCCTGCAAGCTGGTCCAAAGGGCAGGCAACAAGGAGGGAGAAATGCATGCAGAGCACGTACCGCCTGGAGTTTCTCTGTTAGCTCTCGGCGCCTGTTACGACATTTAGCAGCTGCCAGCTTGTTCCTCTCTCTCCGGATCCTTcgcttctcttcttcctcaggcGACAGCTGTGGGCAAGTGCCAAGAAAACCCACAATCAGATCTGAGCAAGGCATTCCTTGAAGTTTGTGAGGATTCAACCGCAacgcaaagaaaaaaaggcctgATCCAGCAGGATGCTCAGCACTCCCCCTCTCCACTGATGTCAGCAGAAGATGAAAGCACCCAGTATCTCTGCTAGCACCAGGTCTCAGCAGAAGGGTGAGGAGAAGGCAGAGTGGGGAGCAGTGGGGGGAGATTGTGTAAGAGGACAGTGAATCTGCAACAAGGCCAAACAGATAAAAGATGCTCTGATTGTTTCACAACTTGGGTGGTACATTAAGCAAAACCAGAGCATGATGTTGTAAGCGCCgctttcttgaaagaaaatatctgctgCTTCCCACACAAAAATAGTTGTTAACTTGAAGGTcggggatggggtggggggagagagGCAGATCAGGAGAGCTCTCACGAAGTCTGTGAAGCAACAATTATTTATACCACCCCAAAATCTGACCTCACATTTTCAAGCACATGACGCGATAACAGACCGCTTTTCACATCAACAGGCAAGGCTCCAGTGATACCAAGGGCTTCCTGAGGCCAGCTTACATCCTCACTGATATAAGTCAGGAGCAATTCCGTAGAAACCCATAGAGTTACACTCTTGCGACACCAGAGGAAGCGAGCAGGAGCCCACAGGATCTGGTGAGGTCAGGCCTAGCTTTGGGGATTTGAGATGAGCTCTTATAAACCCCAGCAGTGACAACCAGAGCACCCACACCACGTCCTGCTCTGCCCAGGGATGACCCTATGCAGGCATTGCCATGACTGAGCCCAAAACCAAGATGAGCACTCTGCAGGGTGCTTGTTGGCaaaggatggggaaaaaaaaaacaacaaagaaaaccctCTTCTCATAAAAGCTTTCAATTTTAGTATTTTCAGAGATGTCAAAACTGCAAACAAGATTGTTTTCCTACTGCCTTTTCATTTTAGCATTAGTTTTATTCTAACCTCActctggtttgttttggtttagttCATTTCCCTAATTTTGATCTCCACAGTTTCAGGGAGTTTACTTCAGCCACTGGGCATTCCcctctctctgttctgcttttttcaggCTCCTGTGTGCGGTGGCAACGATTTCACCAGCAGGCAGCGTGCCTCTGGGCACATACTTAGAGACAGAGGCAattctgctgctggctgggactCTGGGACAAGGATGTTGGGCCTAAGAGCTCCTCTATCAGCAGGTGACAGCGCTCTGTTCTGGTACAGGGGCACCTCCCCCTGTGGGTTTTAGTACCCTCTCATCCCTGTAAGGAGCCCCAGCAGGCACACCCAGCATGGCTCTGACTGCTCCATTTGCATCCTGTAGGTATGCAGGATAAAGTGTATTTGTGCACAAGTATCCATAAGGCAAAGCATCAGACATGCACACGAACTCTGGGATGACTCCAGGCCTCTGTATGCGGTTTTCAGGAGCATAGATCTCCCTGAAAGACATTGGTACCAAAATGAGTCTTCTCAGGGCCTTCAGTTATTTGTAAGTTATCTACCTCAGAAGTTacgctttttaaaaaaatatcatagATGGGGCTGAAGAGATGAATCTAAGCCTGCTTTACATTATAACAGGTCTCAAATGGCATATTCTGTAAGCTGCACtgaatttgtttaaaagcagtttgcttTGGCACTCTGGGTGCCCCTGCTGCACGCACGAGCTGTAGCTGTCTCTTGTCCAAGCCCCATGCATGCAGTCACTGGCAGAACCATTCATCGAGACAGGCTCTTTTCCTACAACGTTAcacaacattttccaaaaaggCAAGCACTAGCAGTGGAAACCTGAGCCAAAGAGTGACTGCACGCAGTCTGGGTCCTGCCATAGCACGTGCCTAATCAAAGGGACTTGGATCTGAATGACCCATAGCGAATGGCCTGCAAACAAGCCACAGGCCAGGAACTGCTTGGCAGGCATCCTTCTGCAAATAACTCTGAACAACACATAAACCAGAGAATATGGTGATCTCTTCACGGCCAATTTGTGAACACAGAGGCAGCATTTGTCAAACAAATTAGTCGCTGCTAATTATTCCCCTGGTTCTCGTGAGAGTTTCCCCCAGGATTGGACACCAGCCCTGTGTACTGGGATGGGAAGTGGCTGGGCCTGGCTGAAGGGATGGCATCTCAGCCAGCCCCACAGGGCTCAGGCATATCCTGCCCAGCACACACAGGCCTGCAGTGAGCCCTTCAGGTCCATACTGGGTCCTTTAGGTCCACACTGCAGAAGATAATTGGAGTGCAAATCCAAACAGATGATGTGGAAGTATAGCAGGGCTGCTGCATCTTATTGGGAACAGGCCTCACGCAGCAATGTGCTCATACACTGAGGGCACACAGCGCATCCTGTTACATTTCTCTGTGGCAACCCACAGAACTGCTGCTTGAGAGCAATTTGTGGAGATTCAGATATTTCAGACTGGCTTTACAAAGGCATGTGCAGAAGTGGGACCAGATAGTCTACCCCACCCCATTATGAGAATGCCACCAGGACGGCAGCACCTGGAGGATACCCATTTTGCTGCTGCGAATCGGTCAGGGTGTGGAGGTGGGTGTAGATCCTAGACATCCCGAAGGTTCTTTGTGAGATTGGAAGTGTGCTGGGAAGCTCTTCCTCCCTGCATGACACTGGCTGGCACTTGTGGTATCACCCAAAGTGAGACTGGAGCAGCGCAGGTGGTCACAGAGCCAACAGAAAACACCAGATGATGTAATCTGAGCATCAGTTTTGTGAATTACCTATGTGAAGCTCT
The sequence above is drawn from the Numida meleagris isolate 19003 breed g44 Domestic line chromosome 3, NumMel1.0, whole genome shotgun sequence genome and encodes:
- the FOSL2 gene encoding fos-related antigen 2; translated protein: MYQDYPGSFDTSSRGSSGSPGHPEPYSAGAAQQKFRVDMPGSGSAFIPTINAITTSQDLQWMVQPTVITSMSSPYSRSHPYSHPLPPLSSVAGHTALQRPGVIKTIGTTVGRRRRDEQLSPEEEEKRRIRRERNKLAAAKCRNRRRELTEKLQAETEVLEEEKSVLQKEIAELQKEKEKLEFMLVAHSPVCKISPEERRSPPTSSLQSVRTGASGAVVVKQEPVEEEIPSSSLVLDKAQRSVIKPISIAGGYYGEEALNTPIVVTSTPAITPGSSNLVFTYPSVLDQESPLSPSESCSKAHRRSSSSGDQSSDSLNSPTLLAL